A region of Trachemys scripta elegans isolate TJP31775 chromosome 24, CAS_Tse_1.0, whole genome shotgun sequence DNA encodes the following proteins:
- the BOLA1 gene encoding bolA-like protein 1 — translation MLPSRLLRQALPRPAPSFGFSTAGPNMEEKPVESSIRAKLLQALQPVHLEVHNESSMHAVPRGSETHFKVVIASQRFAGLPLLQRHRLVNEILQAELAGPVHALSIQAKTPQQWEENQRVSQSPGCLGGSKHDPHMATKLGSQG, via the coding sequence ATGCTCCCCTCCCGCCTCCTTCGCCAAGCCCTCCCTCGGCCAGCCCCCAGCTTTGGGTTCTCGACAGCTGGTCCCAACATGGAGGAGAAGCCGGTGGAGTCGTCCATTCGCGCCAAGCTCCTGCAGGCCCTGCAGCCGGTGCACCTGGAAGTGCACAATGAGAGCTCCATGCACGCCGTGCCCCGGGGCTCCGAGACCCACTTCAAGGTGGTGATTGCCAGCCAGCGCTTCGCcggcctgcccctgcttcagCGCCACCGGCTGGTGAATGAGATCCTCCAGGCTGAGCTGGCCGGGCCCGTCCATGCCCTCTCCATCCAAGCCAAGACCCCCCAGCAGTGGGAAGAGAACCAGAGAGTGAGCCAGAGTCCGGGATGCCTCGGGGGATCCAAACACGACCCGCACATGGCGACCAAACTGGGCAGCCAGGGGTGA